The Altererythrobacter sp. ZODW24 genome window below encodes:
- a CDS encoding serine hydrolase domain-containing protein, translating to MAEPNKVDLDELLDKYANEDGFNGTVVIARDGKIITSKSYGLANVELGVPNNPSLAYRVGSVTKPLTATLTFALIEKGQLRLDGTLGEYLPDLYAGTAIANVTLGQLLSHSSGIVDVPQRFEDPFYRTTARMSFEPKQYAKEWIKPELVEEPGTKWRYNNNAFLLVGAIISEVTGKSYAAAMQEHVFGPAGMTSSGVANTVDIVPGLATGYARDKDGNPVKPLYFDPSVFYAAAGVYSTAEDMLRFDRALYGNEIMSEAQRNLMHSAQVRIYAYGWGVGSYDLPDGSKLAVVEHTGSVPGYQSNYVRSERNRDFVFVVSNYWQGSLVQGMGRDLMEVLNGKPPRKITELLLPALESGGLPAMIAAYDGLGESAVDYNRSEKIMNDFGYRLVGEKNLAAAIAVFEWNVAAYPDSANTHDSLGESYRAAGRNSEALVSYYRSLELNPESESAKTNIAEMQAGTE from the coding sequence TCACTAGCAAGTCCTATGGTTTGGCCAATGTCGAGCTGGGTGTGCCAAATAATCCGTCACTCGCCTATCGGGTGGGGTCCGTCACAAAGCCACTCACTGCCACGCTTACGTTTGCTTTGATTGAGAAAGGACAGCTTCGTCTAGACGGTACTCTCGGCGAATATTTGCCTGATCTTTACGCAGGCACAGCGATCGCCAATGTAACATTAGGCCAGCTGTTGTCGCATAGCTCGGGAATTGTTGATGTGCCGCAAAGGTTTGAAGACCCATTTTATCGGACCACTGCGCGTATGAGTTTTGAGCCGAAGCAGTATGCGAAGGAATGGATCAAGCCTGAATTAGTTGAAGAGCCCGGAACCAAGTGGCGCTATAACAACAACGCCTTCCTGCTGGTTGGGGCGATCATCAGTGAGGTGACAGGCAAGAGTTACGCTGCAGCCATGCAAGAACACGTGTTCGGTCCTGCCGGAATGACTTCCAGCGGTGTGGCGAACACGGTTGATATCGTCCCGGGCCTAGCCACCGGATATGCGCGTGACAAAGATGGGAATCCTGTAAAACCCCTCTATTTCGATCCAAGCGTATTTTACGCCGCAGCTGGTGTCTATTCGACTGCGGAGGACATGCTTCGCTTCGACCGGGCGCTATACGGCAATGAGATAATGAGCGAGGCGCAGCGCAATCTAATGCACTCAGCACAAGTGCGCATTTATGCTTATGGTTGGGGGGTCGGTAGCTATGATTTGCCCGATGGCTCCAAACTAGCGGTAGTGGAACACACCGGTAGCGTACCCGGCTACCAGAGCAACTACGTTCGTTCAGAACGCAATCGTGATTTCGTGTTTGTTGTCAGCAATTATTGGCAGGGTTCGCTCGTTCAGGGGATGGGCCGCGACCTCATGGAAGTCCTTAACGGCAAACCGCCGAGAAAGATTACAGAGCTTCTTCTGCCCGCGCTGGAAAGCGGAGGGTTGCCAGCCATGATTGCCGCCTATGACGGTCTGGGTGAAAGCGCAGTCGACTATAATCGAAGCGAGAAGATAATGAATGACTTTGGTTACAGGCTGGTTGGCGAGAAAAACCTCGCTGCAGCTATTGCGGTATTCGAATGGAATGTCGCAGCATATCCAGACTCGGCAAACACCCATGATAGTTTAGGCGAATCCTACAGGGCAGCAGGCCGCAATAGTGAGGCACTGGTTAGCTACTACAGGTCTTTGGAATTGAACCCGGAAAGCGAGAGTGCAAAGACAAACATAGCGGAGATGCAGGCGGGTACAGAATAG